A part of Aegilops tauschii subsp. strangulata cultivar AL8/78 chromosome 2, Aet v6.0, whole genome shotgun sequence genomic DNA contains:
- the LOC141040821 gene encoding uncharacterized protein, whose protein sequence is MVMAAGTTAAAFFAGITFLFRDNQQARAGYLGQKFCNILQGDKTVTAYCLEQKMVADALADVNAPVSDDALVWNTIKGLNDHYKDISNLAPLIKPFPTFLEFRNMLLLQELKSSSQSSTSPAVFYSAPANGGPRGGSAPPPPQPAGLDAPAPYGAPTRYGTFRYKGKKKKKTWGGGAPIFPNMQNPWTGAIHMYPMMGPGMPTHGHAGPVSILGPRPRPSAPLHRPPAHGYMALPTPSPPTPQATYSYTGYPAYGSSAQTWDPSALASYFNTMSLEAPTEWLMDTGAAAHMSSDAGNLTSLSSPPPHQHVIVGDGSSIPVTHSGHVRLPTSHHLTLRDVLITPRIVKNLISVCQFTTDNYCSVEFDPWGFSVKDLWTGCAILRCNSSGDLYLLTTHVAKI, encoded by the coding sequence ATGGTCATGGCAGCCGGTACCACGGCTGCCGCTTTCTTCGCCGGCATCACCTTCCTCTTCCGCGACAACCAACAGGCGCGCGCGGGTTACCTCGGCCAGAAGTTCTGCAACATCCTCCAAGGCGACAAGACTGTCACCGCCTACTGCCTCGAGCAAAAGATGGTCGCTGATGCTCTCGCCGACGTTAATGCCCCGGTCTCCGATGACGCTCTGGTGTGGAACACCATCAAGGGCCTCAATGACCACTACAAGGACATCAGCAACCTCGCGCCTCTCATCAAGCCGTTCCCCACGTTCCTTGAATTTCGCAACATGCTTCTTCTCCAGGAACTTAAGTCATCCTCCCAGAGCTCTACGTCACCCGCGGTCTTCTACTCCGCTCCCGCCAATGGTGGGCCTCGCGGGGGATCTGCGCCTCCACCACCACAACCGGCCGGTCTCGATGCTCCGGCGCCATACGGTGCTCCCACCAGGTATGGTACCTTCCGCtacaaggggaagaagaagaagaagacttgGGGCGGTGGCGCCCCCATCTTCCCCAACATGCAGAACCCCTGGACCGGTGCCATCCACATGTACCCGATGATGGGTCCTGGCATGCCCACACACGGTCATGCCGGCCCCGTCAGCATCCTCGGACCGAGACCCCGCCCCTCGGCGCCGCTGCATCGTCCTCCTGCTCACGGCTACATGGCCCTGCCTACCCCGTCACCTCCAACCCCACAGGCGACGTACTCCTACACCGGCTACCCTGCCTACGGCTCCTCGGCACAGACGTGGGATCCGTCCGCCCTCGCGAGCTACTTCAATACCATGAGTCTCGAGGCTCCTACGGAGTGGCTCATGGACACTGGAGCCGCCGCTCACATGTCTTCGGACGCCGGTAATCTCACCTCCCTCTCTTCACCTCCTCCACATCAACATGTCATCGTTGGTGATGGTTCTTCTATTCCTGTCACTCATTCTGGACATGTTCGTCTCCCCACCTCTCATCATCTCACTCTTCGTGATGTCCTCATTACTCCACGTATTGTTAAGAATTTAATCTCAGTTTGTCAATTTACCACTGACAACTATTGCTCGGTTGAATTTGACCCTTGGGGCTTTTCTGTGAAGGATCTCTGGACAGGGTGCGCGATTCTCAGGTGCAATAGCTCGGGTGACCTCTATCTGCTCACTACCCATGTGGCAAAAATCTGA